A part of Sulfuricella sp. genomic DNA contains:
- a CDS encoding HDOD domain-containing protein, which produces MNEILNNLHQLPSIPAVVQELISNFDNPELDSQHLAQKIGQDQALTAKVLRVANSAFYGLPRQVGSIQEAVVVLGFSTVRSLVLSAGIIDAFATASPACVDHRRHWQRSLDTATYARAVAKCLRQDSETAFSAGLLHDIGIMVLDVCDHERFAALWQATEAGENGLIEAERAALGFDHAELGAEVARRWKFPPVIEEAIRRHYQPEYQPFQLLTGIVQAAAILARLGEEQVPADQWFAHIPPALSNALKLDRERLEKCLPQPEQVEAAKNQMLA; this is translated from the coding sequence ATGAATGAAATTCTCAACAATCTGCATCAGTTGCCGTCCATTCCCGCCGTGGTGCAGGAGCTGATCAGCAACTTCGACAATCCCGAGCTCGACAGCCAGCATCTGGCGCAGAAAATCGGCCAGGATCAGGCGCTCACCGCCAAGGTGTTGCGCGTCGCCAATTCGGCCTTCTACGGCCTGCCGCGCCAGGTGGGCTCGATCCAGGAAGCCGTGGTGGTACTGGGTTTCAGCACGGTGCGCAGCCTGGTGCTGTCCGCTGGCATCATCGATGCCTTCGCAACCGCCAGCCCGGCCTGCGTGGACCACAGGCGGCACTGGCAGCGCAGTCTGGACACCGCCACCTACGCCCGGGCCGTGGCCAAATGCCTGCGCCAGGATAGCGAAACGGCCTTCTCCGCCGGATTGCTGCACGACATCGGCATCATGGTGCTGGACGTATGCGACCACGAGCGCTTCGCCGCCTTGTGGCAGGCCACGGAGGCGGGCGAAAACGGCCTGATCGAGGCCGAGCGCGCCGCCCTGGGCTTCGATCATGCCGAACTCGGCGCCGAGGTGGCGCGCCGCTGGAAATTTCCGCCCGTCATCGAGGAGGCGATTCGCCGCCACTACCAGCCCGAATACCAGCCGTTCCAGCTGCTGACGGGCATCGTGCAGGCCGCCGCGATACTGGCGCGGCTGGGCGAAGAACAAGTGCCGGCGGACCAATGGTTCGCGCATATTCCACCCGCCCTGAGCAATGCCTTGAAGCTGGACCGGGAGCGGCTGGAAAAATGCCTGCCGCAGCCGGAGCAGGTGGAAGCCGCCAAAAATCAGATGCTGGCCTGA
- a CDS encoding response regulator, producing the protein MINVTPGKPERTILLVDDEANILSALTRLLRPLGYHILRAGSGKEGLELLAQNEVGVIVSDQRMPEMTGSEFLMQVRDRYPDTIRIVLSGYTELNSITDAINRGAIYKFLTKPWEDELLRANIEEAFQRYEMKRENHRLNNEMEQRVVEKTRELTRNLKMLQVSQEILEALPVAVIGIDNEGVIVVANSMAHHLLGRGGEQALLGEAAQALIPPELQACTGDAIVTLPDGTSMHCWQTTMGRLSHSQGMVLAFSPQQQPEQST; encoded by the coding sequence ATGATCAATGTCACGCCCGGAAAACCGGAACGCACCATTCTGCTGGTGGACGACGAGGCCAACATCCTCTCCGCCCTGACCCGGCTGCTGCGCCCGCTTGGCTACCACATCCTGCGCGCCGGCAGCGGCAAGGAAGGACTGGAGCTGCTGGCGCAGAATGAAGTCGGGGTGATCGTCTCCGACCAGCGCATGCCGGAAATGACCGGCTCGGAATTTCTCATGCAGGTGCGTGACCGCTACCCGGACACGATACGCATCGTGCTCTCCGGCTATACCGAGCTGAATTCGATCACGGACGCCATCAACCGGGGCGCCATCTACAAGTTCCTCACCAAGCCCTGGGAGGACGAGCTGCTGCGCGCCAACATCGAGGAAGCCTTCCAGCGCTACGAGATGAAGCGCGAGAACCACCGCCTCAACAACGAGATGGAACAGCGCGTGGTGGAAAAAACGCGCGAGCTGACGCGCAACCTGAAAATGCTGCAGGTTTCGCAGGAGATTCTGGAAGCCCTGCCGGTCGCCGTGATCGGCATCGACAACGAAGGCGTGATCGTAGTGGCCAATTCCATGGCCCATCACCTGCTCGGCCGCGGCGGGGAGCAAGCGCTGCTGGGAGAGGCCGCCCAGGCGCTGATTCCACCCGAGCTGCAGGCCTGCACGGGGGACGCCATCGTTACCCTGCCCGACGGCACCTCCATGCACTGCTGGCAAACCACGATGGGCCGCCTGTCCCATTCCCAGGGCATGGTGCTGGCATTCTCGCCACAGCAGCAACCAGAGCAGTCAACTTGA
- a CDS encoding EAL domain-containing protein, which yields MTEATHKQQQERLRLLERAIDSTFNAILITDATQPHNPLIYVNSAFERITGYSREEVLGRNCSFLQNGDRDQPDVLELRSAIREQREGRAVLRNYRKDGSMFWNELLIAPVRDEQNRVTHFIGVQNDASERLNYQAQLEHQATHDALTGLANRSLLGDRLEQAIVFARRAGRLVAVMMIDIDRFKLVNDTLGHACGDALIREVGGRLSRCVRPGDTVARLGGDEFMVVMSDMASEDDAATLARHLIETVATPMKLDCHDMIVTASLGVALYPKDGEQAADLMKNADVAMYRAKDLGRNSFQFYSPEFNARTLERLELETRLRGALKQGELVLHYQPQADLQSGRVIGAEALIRWNHPVLGMVSPADFIPLAEETGLIVPIGEWVIETACRQLKAWQDEGLPDMVLSVNVSARQFQQENLSRVVEQALRQNEVEARCLDLEVTESAAMRNPDQTIAILRQLKEIGVKVSLDDFGTGYSSLNYLKRFPIDTLKIDRSFVHDITTDPDVAAIALSVISLAHSLKLGVIAEGVETEAQLSLLRRHRCDRMQGFFFSRPVPAGEFAAMQRAGRMLDAHGAEPSASVRTLLLVDDEAFILNALQRVLRGQGYRILKASSAEEGLELLALNEVQVIVSDQRMPGMKGTEFLCRVKEMYPDTIRIVLSGYTDLALVTEAINRGAIFRFLSKPWEDDQIRAQIHEAFVVHEAKQDKMQTAGMQNAEHNGEKIK from the coding sequence ATGACTGAAGCCACGCACAAGCAGCAGCAGGAAAGACTGCGCCTGCTGGAGCGCGCCATCGACTCCACCTTCAACGCCATCCTGATCACCGACGCGACCCAGCCGCACAACCCGCTGATCTACGTCAACTCCGCCTTCGAGCGCATTACCGGCTACAGCCGGGAAGAAGTGCTGGGGCGCAATTGCAGCTTCCTCCAGAACGGCGACCGCGACCAGCCGGACGTTCTCGAATTGCGCAGCGCCATCCGCGAACAGCGCGAGGGCCGCGCGGTGCTGCGCAATTACCGCAAGGACGGCAGCATGTTCTGGAACGAGCTGCTGATCGCGCCGGTACGCGATGAGCAGAACCGGGTCACGCATTTCATCGGCGTGCAGAACGATGCCAGCGAGCGCCTGAACTATCAGGCGCAGCTCGAACACCAGGCTACCCACGATGCGCTCACCGGGCTGGCCAACCGCAGCCTGCTGGGCGACCGGCTGGAACAGGCGATCGTGTTCGCCCGCCGCGCCGGGCGGCTGGTGGCGGTCATGATGATCGACATCGACCGCTTCAAGCTGGTCAACGACACCCTCGGCCACGCCTGTGGCGACGCCCTGATCCGCGAGGTCGGCGGGCGCCTGTCGCGCTGCGTGCGCCCCGGCGACACCGTGGCACGGCTGGGCGGGGACGAATTCATGGTGGTGATGTCGGACATGGCGAGCGAGGACGATGCCGCCACCCTGGCGCGTCACCTGATCGAGACCGTGGCAACGCCCATGAAACTGGATTGTCACGACATGATCGTCACCGCCAGCCTGGGTGTGGCGCTCTACCCCAAGGATGGCGAGCAGGCTGCCGATCTGATGAAAAACGCGGACGTGGCGATGTACCGCGCCAAGGATCTGGGGCGCAACAGCTTTCAGTTCTACTCGCCGGAATTCAACGCCCGCACGCTCGAACGGCTTGAACTCGAAACCCGCCTGCGCGGCGCCCTGAAGCAGGGCGAACTGGTGCTGCATTACCAGCCCCAGGCCGATCTGCAAAGCGGGCGCGTGATCGGCGCCGAGGCGCTGATCCGCTGGAACCACCCGGTGCTGGGCATGGTCTCCCCCGCCGATTTCATACCGCTGGCCGAGGAAACCGGCCTGATCGTGCCGATCGGGGAATGGGTGATCGAAACCGCGTGCCGCCAGCTCAAGGCCTGGCAGGACGAGGGGCTGCCGGACATGGTCCTGTCCGTGAACGTCTCGGCGCGCCAGTTCCAGCAGGAAAACCTGTCCCGCGTAGTCGAACAGGCGCTGCGCCAGAATGAAGTCGAGGCTCGCTGCCTGGATCTGGAAGTGACCGAAAGCGCGGCGATGCGCAACCCGGACCAGACCATCGCCATCCTGCGGCAATTAAAGGAAATCGGCGTCAAGGTCTCGCTCGACGATTTCGGCACCGGCTATTCCAGCCTGAATTATCTCAAGCGCTTCCCGATCGACACCCTGAAAATCGACCGCTCTTTCGTGCATGACATCACCACCGACCCGGATGTTGCCGCCATCGCGCTGTCCGTCATTTCCCTGGCACACAGCCTGAAACTCGGCGTGATCGCCGAAGGCGTCGAAACCGAGGCACAGCTCAGCCTGCTGCGGCGGCACCGCTGCGACAGAATGCAGGGCTTCTTTTTCAGCCGCCCGGTGCCCGCCGGGGAATTCGCCGCCATGCAGCGCGCGGGGCGCATGCTGGATGCGCACGGCGCGGAACCCTCCGCCAGCGTGCGCACCCTGCTGCTGGTCGATGACGAGGCATTCATCCTCAATGCCCTGCAACGTGTGCTGCGCGGCCAGGGTTATCGCATCCTGAAAGCCAGCAGCGCGGAAGAAGGACTGGAACTGCTGGCGCTCAACGAGGTGCAGGTGATTGTTTCCGACCAGCGCATGCCGGGCATGAAGGGCACCGAATTTCTCTGCCGGGTCAAGGAAATGTATCCGGACACCATTCGCATCGTGCTGTCCGGCTATACCGATCTGGCGCTGGTGACCGAGGCCATCAACCGCGGCGCCATTTTCAGGTTTCTCAGCAAGCCCTGGGAAGATGATCAGATACGCGCGCAGATTCATGAAGCTTTCGTGGTCCACGAGGCCAAGCAGGATAAAATGCAGACAGCAGGAATGCAGAACGCTGAGCACAACGGAGAAAAGATAAAATGA
- a CDS encoding ATP-binding protein, producing MNAAPVIIQDALRELSALVYAVCDGNGVLLDANRGFLMLGERDAMPAGEWDVSGLFVNPPFSRLAATLSEDGVAYRGILNIGPLSAVYSVHGMVYREGERLFLVAEHDVRELSRLNRSVIELNEEMAQIERDLVRKNQLLALAQSQLVQTEKMASIGQLAAGVAHEINNPIGFVYSNLTSLEGYLRDLFSALDACARGEEATRLEALWQELDLDFLRQDIPLLLGESRTGIARVKDIVQNLRDFAHIDGDSNWQWETLPRCLDSTLEVLRGAISGKIEIVREYGETPEIECQPSQLNQAFMNILLNAAQSIEGKGVIRVRTGQEGEQVRVEISDSGSGIAPDILPRIFEPFFTTRPVGTGTGLGLSAAFNIIAQHQGRIEAESTPGKGTLVRIRLPIRRQAHD from the coding sequence GTGAACGCCGCGCCCGTCATCATCCAGGACGCGCTGCGCGAGCTGAGCGCGCTGGTGTATGCCGTATGCGACGGCAACGGCGTGCTGCTCGACGCCAACCGCGGCTTTCTCATGCTGGGCGAACGCGATGCCATGCCGGCCGGGGAATGGGACGTCTCCGGCCTGTTCGTCAATCCGCCCTTTTCCCGCCTCGCCGCCACCCTGAGCGAGGATGGCGTGGCTTATCGCGGGATTCTCAATATCGGGCCGCTTTCCGCTGTGTATTCCGTGCATGGCATGGTCTACCGCGAGGGAGAGCGGCTCTTTCTCGTGGCCGAGCACGATGTGCGCGAGTTGTCCCGGCTGAACCGCTCGGTGATCGAACTGAACGAGGAAATGGCGCAGATCGAGCGCGATCTGGTGCGCAAGAACCAGCTCCTGGCGCTGGCGCAAAGCCAGCTGGTGCAAACTGAAAAAATGGCCAGCATCGGCCAGCTCGCGGCGGGCGTGGCGCACGAGATCAACAATCCCATCGGCTTCGTGTATTCCAACCTGACTTCGCTGGAGGGCTACCTGCGCGACCTGTTCAGCGCCCTGGATGCGTGCGCGCGGGGCGAAGAGGCAACTCGCCTGGAGGCGCTGTGGCAGGAACTCGACCTGGATTTTCTCCGCCAGGACATTCCCCTGCTGCTGGGGGAAAGCCGCACGGGCATCGCGCGGGTGAAAGATATCGTGCAGAACCTGCGCGATTTCGCGCACATCGATGGCGACAGCAACTGGCAGTGGGAAACCCTGCCGCGCTGCCTCGACAGCACCCTGGAGGTATTGCGCGGCGCCATCTCGGGCAAGATCGAAATCGTGCGGGAATATGGCGAAACGCCGGAAATCGAATGCCAGCCCTCGCAACTGAACCAGGCCTTCATGAACATCCTGCTCAATGCCGCCCAGTCCATCGAGGGCAAGGGCGTCATCCGGGTGCGCACCGGACAGGAAGGCGAACAGGTGAGGGTGGAAATCAGCGACAGCGGCAGCGGCATCGCGCCGGACATCCTGCCGCGCATTTTCGAGCCCTTCTTCACCACCCGGCCGGTGGGTACGGGCACCGGGCTGGGGCTGTCCGCCGCCTTCAACATCATCGCCCAGCATCAGGGCCGGATCGAGGCGGAAAGCACGCCCGGCAAGGGAACCCTGGTGCGCATCCGGCTCCCCATCAGGCGGCAGGCCCATGACTGA
- a CDS encoding cobalamin-dependent protein (Presence of a B(12) (cobalamin)-binding domain implies dependence on cobalamin itself, in one of its several forms, or in some unusual lineages, dependence on a cobalamin-like analog.) — MEKSASITPALTAGALAGVENLAAEAVAAVTRQIYARHPELLQRFGEQGRNACRDDLQRHLEYLLAALNCASPAPFSDYARWLHAVLESRGVPGGHVAESLHLLQEFFRERLLPADLPAVDSVLQAGIAALSGAPGVAEAPAYQRLLPPSLPQSADYLQALLAGNRAGATNTVLEVMARQTSLVEIGMGVIQPAMYEIGALWQNNRISVAQEHLATAISQTVMARAFAQADFAAPLNRRALFACAPGNQHSLGLRMVSDAFEVAGWEVQFLGADVPGKDLLAQVAQWRPELLGLSLSLPGQIKPARALVEQLRAELGTQCPAILAGGLATNQAEGLWKALGADLWAAHAGDSLKEAM; from the coding sequence ATGGAAAAATCAGCCTCGATCACCCCCGCGCTCACAGCCGGAGCCCTGGCCGGGGTCGAGAACCTGGCTGCGGAGGCGGTTGCCGCCGTGACCCGGCAGATTTACGCGCGCCACCCCGAGCTGTTGCAACGCTTCGGGGAACAGGGGCGCAACGCCTGCCGCGATGATCTCCAGCGCCATCTCGAATACCTGCTCGCCGCCCTGAACTGCGCCAGCCCCGCGCCCTTCAGCGACTACGCGCGCTGGCTGCATGCCGTTCTGGAAAGCCGCGGCGTGCCGGGCGGGCACGTGGCCGAATCGCTGCATCTGCTGCAGGAGTTTTTTCGCGAACGTCTGCTCCCGGCCGACCTCCCGGCCGTGGACAGCGTGTTGCAGGCGGGCATCGCGGCATTGTCCGGCGCGCCCGGCGTGGCCGAAGCCCCCGCCTACCAGCGTCTCCTGCCGCCCAGCCTGCCGCAAAGCGCCGACTATCTTCAGGCCCTGCTCGCGGGCAACCGGGCCGGTGCGACGAATACCGTGCTCGAGGTGATGGCGCGGCAAACCAGCCTGGTCGAGATAGGCATGGGCGTGATCCAGCCGGCGATGTATGAAATCGGCGCGCTGTGGCAAAACAACCGCATCAGCGTGGCGCAGGAGCACCTGGCGACGGCGATTTCCCAGACCGTGATGGCGCGCGCTTTCGCCCAGGCCGATTTTGCCGCCCCCCTGAATCGCAGGGCGCTGTTCGCCTGCGCGCCCGGCAACCAGCACAGCCTGGGGCTGCGCATGGTGTCCGACGCCTTCGAGGTGGCGGGATGGGAAGTGCAGTTTCTCGGCGCCGATGTGCCGGGCAAGGACCTGCTCGCCCAGGTGGCGCAGTGGCGTCCGGAGCTGCTCGGCCTGTCGCTCTCCCTGCCGGGCCAGATCAAGCCCGCCCGCGCGCTGGTCGAACAGTTGCGCGCCGAACTCGGAACGCAGTGCCCCGCCATCCTGGCCGGCGGACTGGCCACCAACCAGGCGGAAGGATTGTGGAAAGCGCTGGGCGCGGACCTGTGGGCCGCCCATGCCGGCGACAGCCTGAAGGAGGCAATGTGA
- a CDS encoding antibiotic biosynthesis monooxygenase family protein, producing MILATSHFTLASDMADEVRTAFMQRPHQVDQVPGFIRMEVVSPLDQPREFWLLTWWRTAADFETWHRSHAFHDSHAGIPKGLKLVPKSTAIRLFELVAE from the coding sequence ATGATTCTTGCCACGAGCCATTTCACCCTGGCCAGCGACATGGCCGATGAAGTACGGACAGCTTTCATGCAGCGCCCGCACCAGGTGGACCAGGTGCCGGGCTTCATCCGCATGGAGGTGGTCAGCCCGCTCGACCAGCCGCGCGAATTCTGGCTGCTGACCTGGTGGCGGACCGCCGCCGACTTTGAAACCTGGCACCGCAGCCATGCTTTCCACGACTCCCATGCCGGCATCCCCAAGGGGCTGAAACTGGTGCCGAAAAGCACGGCCATCCGCCTGTTCGAACTCGTGGCCGAATGA
- a CDS encoding endonuclease domain-containing protein, translating to MEQRQFAKTLRHQMTEAETLLWRHLRAHRLAGEKFRRQQPIGPYVVDFVHFGARLVIEADGGQHNGAPADATRDAWLKSQGFSLLRFWNNEILHNAEGVLEVVMAELKKVPPSPPAPPPRGGRGVKT from the coding sequence ATGGAACAGCGGCAATTCGCAAAAACCCTGCGGCACCAAATGACCGAGGCAGAAACCCTGCTGTGGCGGCATTTGCGCGCACACCGGCTGGCGGGCGAAAAATTCAGACGGCAGCAACCGATTGGCCCCTATGTGGTGGATTTTGTCCATTTTGGCGCCCGCCTGGTAATCGAGGCCGATGGCGGGCAACACAATGGGGCCCCGGCGGATGCGACACGCGATGCGTGGCTGAAGTCACAGGGCTTCAGCTTGCTGCGCTTCTGGAATAACGAGATTTTGCACAATGCCGAGGGTGTTCTTGAGGTAGTTATGGCCGAGTTGAAGAAAGTTCCCCCCTCTCCCCCAGCCCCTCCCCCTCGAGGGGGGAGGGGAGTGAAAACCTGA